The window CGTATTCGTCATAAGAATTTGTTGAGTGTTCGTGGCTACTGTGCTGAAGGACAAGAACGTCTTCTTGTATATGAGTACATGCCGAATCTGAGCTTGGTTTCACATCTTCATGGCCAGCATTCAGCTGAATGTCTTGTAGATTGGTCCAAGCGGATGAAGATTGCTATAAGCTCTGCTCAGGCCATTGCGTGAGTCTCAGAATCTAAAACCAGTTAGGTTAAGGTTGATATGTCAATAAGTTTCTGACACTTTCTGTCTTTTGCTCAGGTACCTACACCACAACGCAACCCCACAGATAATTCATGGAGATGTGAGAGCTAGCAATGTCTTGTTAGATTCTGAATTCGAAGCTCGAGTTACAGATTTTGGATATGGTAAGTTGATGCCAGATGGTACTGGAGATGGAGCTACCAAAGCCAAAAGTAGTAATAATGGGTATATATCACCAGAATGTGTTGCATCAGGAAAGGAATCAGAAACAAGCGATGTGTACAGTTTCGGCATCCTTTTGCTGGTACTTGTTAGTGGCAAGAGACCTCTTGAAAGGCTGAATCCAACAACAACGCGGGGTATAACCGAGTGGGTTTTACCACTTGTCTACGAAAGAAAGTTTGGTGAAATCGTTGACCAGAGGCTGGAAGAGGAACATGTGGAAGAGAAACTGAAGAAAGTAGTCTTGGTAGGGCTAATGTGTGCTCAGACAGAGCCAGAGAAAAGACCAACAATGTCTCAAGTGGTGGAGATGCTGATGAATGAATCAAAGGAGAAAATGTCGGAACTTGAAGACAATCCTCTTTTCAAGAATCCATTTAGCAGCAACGAAAACAATAGCGAGCAGGTTGCAGAGGAAAGCTCAGATGTGATCTCATAAGAGAaggatcatcaacaacaacaacaacaacaacaacaagaatagGAATGGCTAGGCACAGAAATTCATTTGTTctcggatttttttttgtacaagcTTCTGTTCATATTTGCTAGTTTTTCTCCATCACTGGATCATTATCCAGAGGTCTTGCTTATTATTTTGGTGTGTTTCTTGGTTCATAACATTGATTTGATCACTGATATTGGAGTTTGTAAGGTGTGGTATTGAGCACATAAAAGGCAAATTGTGAATCTTTTGGTATTCTTCAAAGATTGAATCTTTTATTCTGCATTATACTGAACCTTTCTCACCACTAACAGAGTATCTTTTTCACAATGAGCTGAATTAGATTCGATTTACACATTATTCACAATCAGTTCTGTTTcttggaggaagaagacgacAGGATCAAAAGGATAACAGAGATTACAACAGGAGCAATGATAATGAAGAGGGCTTGGGTGAGATTAGGTCTTGTGATCTGAGGGAACAAGACACATCCGTATTTGATTATAGCTGCGCCTGCCACTGAACCAACTCCCAGCTTCAACAAATAGTTTAAGTCCTCCTGTAGACAGAGGACTTAATGTATTTTTGAATTAATCGAGTCCAAAACTTCTAAAATGTCATAGACTTCTTCGATCAATTCTAAAACACAGGGGCTAACTTATAATTTTGACAATTCTTTGAGCCCTctgatagaaagaaa is drawn from Camelina sativa cultivar DH55 chromosome 1, Cs, whole genome shotgun sequence and contains these coding sequences:
- the LOC104780726 gene encoding PTI1-like tyrosine-protein kinase At3g15890, producing the protein MQLFNSCCGKGFDGKKEKTEPSWRIFSLKELHAATNSFNYDNKLGEGRFGSVYWGQLWDGSQIAVKRLKAWSNREEIDFAVEVEILARIRHKNLLSVRGYCAEGQERLLVYEYMPNLSLVSHLHGQHSAECLVDWSKRMKIAISSAQAIAYLHHNATPQIIHGDVRASNVLLDSEFEARVTDFGYGKLMPDGTGDGATKAKSSNNGYISPECVASGKESETSDVYSFGILLLVLVSGKRPLERLNPTTTRGITEWVLPLVYERKFGEIVDQRLEEEHVEEKLKKVVLVGLMCAQTEPEKRPTMSQVVEMLMNESKEKMSELEDNPLFKNPFSSNENNSEQVAEESSDVIS